One region of Molothrus aeneus isolate 106 chromosome 1, BPBGC_Maene_1.0, whole genome shotgun sequence genomic DNA includes:
- the CCK gene encoding cholecystokinin, with amino-acid sequence MSSGLCICVFLAVLSVSSLGQHPLGSHGGNAVPAELEQSLTEQQRHSRAPAAGPLKSLQRLEVSGDQRANIGALLAKYLQQARKGSTGRFSVMGNRVQSIDPTHRINDRDYMGWMDFGRRSAEEYEYSS; translated from the exons ATGTCCAGCGGGCTGTGCATCTGCGTGTTCCTCGCCGTGCTCTCGGTGAGCTCCCTGGGACAGCACCCTCTGGGCTCGCACGGTGGGAATGCTGTGCCTGccgagctggagcagagcctgacagaACAGCAGCGGCATTcccgcgctcccgccgccgggCCCCTGAAGTCCCTGCAGCGGCTGGAGGTCAGCGGTGACCAGAGAGCCAACATCGGCGCCCTGCTGGCCAAGTATCTCCAGCAAGCCAGAAAAG GTTCCACTGGAAGATTCTCAGTTATGGGAAACAGGGTACAGAGCATTGATCCTACTCACAGGATAAATGACAGAGACTACATGGGCTGGATGGATTTTGGACGCCGCAGTGCTGAAGAATACGAGTATTCTTCCTGA